A window of Primulina tabacum isolate GXHZ01 chromosome 4, ASM2559414v2, whole genome shotgun sequence contains these coding sequences:
- the LOC142543247 gene encoding LOW QUALITY PROTEIN: protein TIC 20-I, chloroplastic-like (The sequence of the model RefSeq protein was modified relative to this genomic sequence to represent the inferred CDS: deleted 1 base in 1 codon), with amino-acid sequence MLNVGGVGVIKFGPNRKFSHLPTTVQAFLRIGILKHIFFFIRKECLYAKIRAGNMCQKSNKNWSMILSGCPPTSRATSLTYYKTCSSGAQNSTFSRITNSHKVVFSCSRSLWTPFPPVKSYPFSGLPNLGLPASSTPLLRGEQGSLLRTMPKLSKRHRLASSPRASKDVPYSYRYPAMTKKPRWWWRTLACIPYLMPLHETWMYAETAYHLHPFLEDFEFVTYPFLGAIGRLPSWFLMAYFFVAYLGIVRRKEWPHFFRFHVVMGMLLEIALQVIGTVSRWMPLALYWGKVGMHFWTAVAFAYLFTILECIRCSLAGMYADIPFVCDAAYIQIPYD; translated from the exons ATGTTAAATGTTGGGGGCGTAGGGGTTATTAAATTTGGGCCAAATCGTAAATTCTCACATTTGCCGACTACTGTGCAGGCATTCCTTCGCATAGGAATTCTCAAGCATATCTTCTTCTTTATCCGTAAG GAGTGTTTGTATGCAAAAATACGGGCAGGAAACAT GTGTCAGAAGTCGAATAAAAACTGGAGTATGATTCTGAGCGGATGCCCTCCGACGTCCAGGGCTACCAGTTTGACTTATTACAAGACATGTAGCTCCGGGGCGCAGAACTCAACATTTTCACGGATTACAAACTCACACAAGGTTGTGTTTTCGTGTAGTAGAAGCTTATGGACTCCTTTTCCACCTGTGAAATCGTATCCATTTTCAG GCCTCCCGAATTTAGGTCTTCCTGCATCATCAACACCACTC TTACGCGGGGAGCAAGGCAGCTTGTTGCGTACTATGCCTAAGTTATCCAAGAGGCATCGATTAGCATCATCACCGAGAGCATCCAAAGATGTCCCTTATAGTTATAGATACCCTGCCATGACGAAGAAGCCAAGATGGTGGTGGAGAACTCTTGCATGCATCCCTTATCTGATGCCACTTCACGAAACATGGATGTACGCTGAAACAGCCTATCATCTACATCCTTTCTTGGAGGATTTTGAATTTGTTACCTACCCTTTTTTGGGAGCTATTGGGAGATTACCGAGCTGGTTTTTGATGGCTTATTTCTTTGTGGCATACCTTGGAATAGTAAGGCGAAAAGAATGGCCCCATTTCTTCAGATTCCACGTCGTAATGGGCATGCTGCTGGAGATCGCTTTGCAGGTTATCGGAACAGTGAGCCGTTGGATGCCACTTGCTCTATACTGGGGTAAGGTTGGCATGCATTTTTGGACGGCAGTAGCGTTTGCCTATCTGTTCACGATTTTGGAGTGCATTAGGTGCTCGCTAGCTGGGATGTATGCTGATATTCCATTTGTGTGTGATGCGGCTTACATTCAGATTCCGTACGATTAA
- the LOC142543246 gene encoding transcription factor ILR3-like, producing MVFPENTNWLHDYGFEDLPLLDCSFSVSGSGICWPIQSSNDGSSNISKGIDHTNGESSLRKETGSKKRARNESCAPSSLKARKEKQRRDRLNDKFVELGKLLEPGRVPKTDKLAVLADAVRMVTLLKGEAQKLKELNLNLQEKIKETKDEKNELRNEKQRLKLEKEKLEQQMKMLCAPQPTFLPSPPAIPAAFAARSQASANKMVPVISYPGVAMWQFMPPTVVDTSQDHLLHPPVA from the exons ATGGTTTTCCCGGAAAACACGAATTGGCTGCATGATTATGGTTTCGAGGATCTCCCTCTTCTCGATTGCAGTTTCTCCGTGTCGGGTTCTGGGATTTGTTGGCCTATTCAGTCCTCAAACGATGGTTCGTCGAATATCAG taAGGGAATTGATCACACAAATGGAGAATCGTCTCTTCGGAAGGAAACTGGCTCGAAAAAGCG TGCTAGAAATGAATCATGTGCTCCATCAAGCTTGAAAGCACGCAAAGAAAAACAACGGAGAGATAGGCTTAATGACAA ATTTGTAGAATTGGGTAAGCTCCTTGAGCCAGGGAGGGTTCCCAAAACTGACAAGTTGGCTGTTTTGGCCGATGCTGTTAGAATGGTGACTCTGCTAAAAGGTGAAGCTCAGAAGCTGAAAGAGCTAAATCTGAATCTCCAGGAGAAGATCAAAGAGACGAAG GATGAGAAGAATGAGCTTCGCAATGAGAAACAAAGGTTAAAATTGGAGAAGGAGAAGCTTGAACAGCAGATGAAGATGTTGTGTGCCCCCCAACCCACCTTTTTGCCTTCTCCTCCAGCCATCCCTGCTGCATTTGCTGCTCGAAGCCAAGCCTCGGCCAACAAAATGGTCCCCGTCATCAGCTACCCCGGTGTCGCAATGTGGCAGTTCATGCCACCTACTGTTGTCGATACTTCACAGGACCATTTGCTGCATCCTCCTGTTGCCTAA